The DNA sequence CGATGGTTTGTGCGCCGTCGAGGACTCGCGTCAGGACTCGCGGTGAGCGGGATTGGAATCGGTACGCTCGTCATGCCGCCGTTGGCCACGTTTCTGGTCAGCTCGATAGGCTGGCGTCACGCGTATTTCGTGCTCGGCATTCTGGCCGCCGTCGTCGGGGGAGGATTTGCGTTACTTCTGGCAAACGATCCGCAAGAGCGAGGCCAGGCGCCAGACGGCGATGCCATTGCCGATAGGTCCGAACGGCGCCCCGCATCAGGTGTTTCCATTCGTACCGCAGTGACCTCCCGGCGGTTTATCGGCTTATACATCGCCTGCCTTATAGGCTCGTTCGGCTTGTTCGTCCCATTCGTTCATCTGGTGCCGTTCGCACTCGACCACGGTATCGCTCCTTCCACCGCTGCGCTTCTGCTCGGAGTCGTCGGGATTGGAAGTACCGGAGGACGGTTCATCCTCGGTGGGATCGCGGACAAGATGGAGCGCTTGATGACGATCCTTGTGATGTTCGCCGGGATAGCGGGTTCGATGGTCATCTGGATACTGTCCAAGAATGTCTGGACGCTTGGATTGTTCTCGTTGGTCTTTGGTGTTTTTTACGGAGGCTATGTCGCGCTTCTTCCCGCGGTCGTGATGGACAGCTTTGGCGGAAAGAATGTCAGCGCGCTAATCGGCATTCTCTATACGAGCGTGGCGTTCGGCACGCTTATCGGTCCGAGTGTCGCGGGGTTCGCGTTCGATCTCACGCACAGCTACACCGCCCCGATTCTCGCCTGTGCGCTGACGAGTCTCATGGCAGTGGCGATTCTCGCGCTCACATCCCGCGCGAGCATTCCCTTGCATGAAATGGAAACGACATGATTTCGGGGAAAGCCGTAACGTGGCGGAAAGTCAAGACGCGAGATCTTCCTGATCGCGCTTGACGCGATGCAACGGTGTGTACGGCGTTCGTATATTCGAAAGTGTGTAACTGCATTCAAGCGAAGATGGCTTGAATTTGGAAGAAGTTGCAGGCATTCTTTGCGCTTTGCAGGTGGAGTGCGTCCGACATCTTCATGTCGTTGATGTTCACGTGCAACTATTCTGTGTATATCCGGAGAAGGCCATGAGTGAACGACCAACGATGCGGGCAATCCAGCAGACAGAATGGGGCTCGCTCGACAGCATGAAACTTGTTGATGTGCCTCGGCCGACTCTGCTGCCGACCGAGGTACTCGTCCGGGTGAAAGCGGTGGGTGTGAATCCGATCGACTATCACACGGCGATGAGCCGGGGGTACATGAACGCACTGTCGTTGCCCCATATCCCGGGATGGGACATCGCAGGCATCGTGGAAGAAGTCGGATTCGGTACGAATCGCTTCAAGGTCGGCGATGAGGTCTTTGGTTTTCCACGCTTCCCGCGCGCAGCCGGCGGATTCGCCGAGTATGCCGCCGTGCCGTCGCGGCAAGTCGCCTTGAAGCCTCCGAACATCAGTTTCGAGGGAGCATCCGCGGTGGCGCTTGCGGGTCTTACGGCGTGGCAGATGCTCGTCGACGTTGCCGACGTTGGCCCGGGTTCGAAAGTTCTGGTCAATGGGGCGGCGGGCGGCGTGGGCCATCTTGCTGTCCAGATCGCCAAGGCTCGAGGCGCACACGTTACCGCGGTCGCGCGAAAAGAGAAGCACGATTTCGTGCGGGGGCTGGGTGCGGACCGACTCATCGACTACACGACTTCTGTCGTCACGGACGAGATCCGCGACGCAGACGTAGTGATCGAGTTGGCTGGAGGGAGCGCGACCATTCCGATGCTCAAGGCGCTTCGCCGGGACGGATTGCTGATCAGCGCGAGAAAGCTTCCGGACATTTCAGAGATCCAGGCGGAAGCCGCCACACTAGGCGTGAGAGCCGCTTCGTTTGTGGCCGAGCCGGACCATTCGGGGTTACAGCATCTCGCGGCGTTGATCAACCGCGGCGCGCTCAAAGTGGAAGTGTCGTCGGTCATGCCGTTCGAGAAGGCAGTCGAGGCGTTGGAGCGAATCCCGCAGGGGCATGCCGTCGGGAAGACCGTTCTCAGGATCGGATGAGACCGACGAGGCGGCTTGACGTTGCTTAGGCCATTTAATAGGCTAGTCATACGGGCATCGAAGATTCACGCCTGTTTGCTAACAGCGTCACTATCGGGACGGAAGCAATGCCTACTTACCATGTGTCGGCTACAGAGGGTTTGCTCGACGACAAAGCGCGGGCGCGGCTCGCGAATGAAATCACTCGGGCTCATAGTCTTGCGACGGGAGCACAAAGTTTTTTCGCACAGGTCCTCTTCCACGAGACGCCGAAGCGATTTCACTTTATGGGTGGAAAGCCGGTCGATTCCGAACAGGTCTTCGTGCATGGACATATCCGATCCGGACGGACCACCGATCAGAAAGTTAAGCTCCTCGGCGATATTCTCGGCTCGGTTCGACAAGTTACAGGCCTCGATTCCAGATACGTCTGGATTTACCTGTCCGAATTACCCCCATCGGACATGATCGAGTACGGGCAAGTGTTACCCCAGCCCGGCGCCGAATCAGCGTGGTTGCAAGCGCTGTCTGAAGAGGACCGCGCTTATCTGAACCGGTTGGCTGAGCGCGCGGAGTGAGTCAGGGCTCGGCATCTGCCCGTCCGTGGTACGCCGCGAACCTTCACGTCGTACGCTGGCCGGGCGCCGGTGAGCCGCCCCGCAGTCAACTCTGCGTGGCAAAGGATGAGACCTTCACTGGCTCGCCGAGGAAGCGTCGTGCCTCGGAGACCAGGATCATCTGATTGCAGTTGAAGGGAATCTTTCCCTGCGAGACAGGCTTGAAGACCTCGTCGCGAGGGTGAATCGGAAGGCCTGTCAGCGAACAGAACGACGGCCATCGCGCCTTTGCCGTTCGCCATATCTGCTCGTCGTACCGCCCGGTCATGGGGTCGCTCCAGCGGACGGTCATCGTGCACGATGTGATGCGTTCAATGATCGCCACATGAATGTCGCGCGAGCTTGGGGCGACGTGAGCGGGGGGCTTTCTCGATGTCGAACGGCGGCGGACGGGGCCGCCCGTTTTGAACGACGCTAGCTGATCACGCCGCGCAACGGCGGCCATGGGAAATATCAAATCAAGCAGGGCACGGCTTACCACCAGGTCATCGGCAACTTTACTCATCGCGGAAGTTTCCCATCTTCGGTTCAAAGATTCGATTCGCTCACGCACTGGAATCACACGCCTCGCTTGAAGGGCGCATGGAAAGCGGATTCCGATTCAACCACCAACCGTACCTGGCCAGCTAAATTCGGTTCGAGCGGTCGATGGCAGGCAGGAGCGAAAGCTTTGGCCAACTCGCGAGGCTTCGCTCAACGTCAGTGGAACAGAATCGAAGATGGCCAACAATTGCACGAAGGTATTGCCCACGGTTCGTGCCATGGATCCGATGAACAGGCCGTCGTGATGCTACGCAACTGTGTCGATAACTCAGGACCGTTTTGCAGCGACATCGCCATCGAGCGCTGCATTCGTCTGATCGATTCGTCCGGCTCGAGTCAACGCGCCTGAGCACCGTGTTCAGAGCGAAGCGGATATGTCGTTGCCGGATGCACTGCTGTCGCCCTCTGGAACGAGCGCGTACGCGGGGCCGTGTTGAAGGCTGAAATCGATCATGATGGCGCGGGCCAATCGTGCGATCGATTCGGGCAGGAAACTGTCGGGGCTTCGACGGTAGGAGACCACGATCGGGAAAGTGGGGATCCGATGGGCGACCTGCAGGACATGAAGCTGACCGTTCTCGATCTCGTGTTGCACGAAGGCGGTCGGTACCGCGGCGATCCCGAAGCCGTCTACGACAAGCTTGCTGATCGCCGCTGCCGATGAGAAGCAGTTGATTTGCACCTGGTTCTCGCCGGCGGCTGAAAACAGCCCCGTGATGTAGGCATGGGGTCTTGAATGTCTGGGAAAGCTGACGATCTGAAACGCAGCAAGCTGCGCCTCCGTCAGTATTTGCGTCGAAATTCCCAAGCCTGGACTGCCGATCCAGGACATCGGGAAACTACCGAGCATGGCGTTATCCACGTCCGCGCCGTTGACCGGTGTGCTTAGCAGCGCGGCGTCCAGATGTCCGCTTGAAACCTGGGCCGAGAGATTGGCCGACGTATCACTGGTCAGTTCGAGCGTCAGGCTTGGATACTCCTCACGAATGCGCTTGAGCAGTTCCAAAAGCCACGTATGGATGACGACTTCGATCGCGCCCAGACGCAGGATGCCACCGATTTTCTTCCTGTCCCCCACGCTTTCCAGCATGGTCCGAGAAATTTGAACGATTTGCTCCGCGTACGGTAGTGCTTTTGTTCCGTCCTGTGTGAGCGTGATATCGCGCGGCCCTCGTTCAAAGAGCTTCACGCCCAGTTCCAATTCGAGTGCGGAAATTCGGCTGGAGATGGCGGCCTGAGTCGCGTGCATCCGTTCGGCCGTCAGCCGGAAGTTCCGAAGCCGTGCTAACCATACAAACGTCTCGAGGAAACGGACATTCATTCCGCACGACTCGCAAGCGATGAACCCTGAAGGAGCGCTTATTTTAGCGTCTGACGAGCCATATCGTCGGACCAGCTGCACGCCAACAAGAAAAAGTATGGGTAGCCATCAAGATTTATTTGTTGGACACCCGGCGCGTCTTGAGGAAAAACTGTTCTCATCGCCACCTTCTGTCCTACCGATCATGTCCACGCATCGATTCTCGATACAGGATGGCCCCGAAGTTTTCTTCAAGGCGACCCGCCTGGTGATTGCCAGCTGGTGTGGTCGAAGCGCCGAGGAGGTCGAGCGCCACATCGAAGAACTGGTGGCGATCGGCGTGAGGCGTCCCTCCAGAATTCCCGGCTTTCATGAGCTCTCCCCGTCGCTTGTCACCCTGAACGAGACAATCGATGTGGTGGGCGATCACTCGTCAGGGGAAGTCGAGGCGGTCTTGTTGTACGACGAGGATCATGGGCTGCTGGTAGGCATCGGCTCCGACCACACTGACCGGAAAACCGAGAGCTATGACCTGGTGGTCTCGAAACAGATGTGCGCGAAACCCTTGGGCTCATCGGTATGGCGCTACGACGAAGTTGCAGGACACTGGGACGACATAGTCGCACGAAGTTGGTGCATCGACGAACAAGGTGAGCGGATGCTCTACCAGCAAGGGGAGCTGGCTCGATTGTTATCTGCGGACGAGGTCCTGGATCAGGTCAGCGCAACCCGGCTCGTGCGTCCGGGCACGGTTATTTTCTGCGGGACTCAACCGCTGCTAAGAGCATTCACGTCGTCGATTCGCTTCGAGATGGAGCTGTTCGACCCGATCCTGCAGCGCACCCTCAGGCATACCTATGCGGTCAATGCACTTGCGCATGTAGAATGACGGGAACATAGATGATAAAAGCACTCCAGAACGTGCTTTCATCGGGTCACGTCACTGCGTCTGGCTTGCTCGATGATTCGCTGGAAAGAATTGCGCGGGACAGGCGTGATCATGATGCGGTCTATGTGAGCGTGAATCGCGAGTCCGCTCGTAAGGCCGCTAAGACGAGCGACGCGCTGCGTGATCGGGGCTATGTGCCCTCGTCGATCGCCGGGCTGCCGGTCTCGATCAAGGACTTGTTCGACGTCAAGGGAGAAGTGACATCGGCGGGGTCGCGTGTATTGCGAGAGGCTCGGCCGGCCACGCGTGACGCAGTCGTGATATCCCGCCTTCGAGACGCCGGTGCGGTATTTGTGGGAAGAACGAACATGAGCGAGTTCGCCTATTCGGGACTCGGCCTGAATCCATATTGCGGAACCGCGCGTAATCCGAGTGATCCGCGACGTGTCGCGGGCGGCTCGAGTTCGGGCGCAGCCGTTTCAGTGGCGCTTGGTCACGTAGCCTGGAGTCTGGGCACCGACACGGGCGGTTCGTTGCGGATCCCTGCCGCTTTCTGCGGCTTGACGGCGTTCAAGCCAACCGCGCGTCGTGTTCCATTGGACGGTGTGTTGCCGCTTGCTGCCGCGTTCGATTCGGTCGGCGCGATTGCGCAAAGCGTCGACTGTTGTGTCGCCGCGGACAGTGTCATCTCGTCTCACGTCCTCGACACTTCGCCGCGTGCCCTGGAGTCGCTGCGGATTGGCGTACTTTTTGGAGGCGTGGTCGACGAGACAGATGATCAAACGCACGCGGCCTTCTACGAAGTCATTCGTCGGCTCATTGATGCGGGCGTGTCGATCGTGGCGTTCGATTTTCCCGAATTGAATGAAGTCCTCGCACTTGCTCCTCAGGCCGGAATTACGGCCGCGCA is a window from the Caballeronia insecticola genome containing:
- a CDS encoding MFS transporter produces the protein MSHDAERIVTPFYGWYVVLGAFAVTLVGFGSAYTFGAFIGSLEHDFHASRGSVSLVFSLAGFLYFGFGIFSGPLADRFGARMLAFLGMLVTGAGLILAGLAQSLTGVYAAYSLGIGLGVGLSYVPVLGAVQRWFVRRRGLASGLAVSGIGIGTLVMPPLATFLVSSIGWRHAYFVLGILAAVVGGGFALLLANDPQERGQAPDGDAIADRSERRPASGVSIRTAVTSRRFIGLYIACLIGSFGLFVPFVHLVPFALDHGIAPSTAALLLGVVGIGSTGGRFILGGIADKMERLMTILVMFAGIAGSMVIWILSKNVWTLGLFSLVFGVFYGGYVALLPAVVMDSFGGKNVSALIGILYTSVAFGTLIGPSVAGFAFDLTHSYTAPILACALTSLMAVAILALTSRASIPLHEMETT
- a CDS encoding NADP-dependent oxidoreductase → MSERPTMRAIQQTEWGSLDSMKLVDVPRPTLLPTEVLVRVKAVGVNPIDYHTAMSRGYMNALSLPHIPGWDIAGIVEEVGFGTNRFKVGDEVFGFPRFPRAAGGFAEYAAVPSRQVALKPPNISFEGASAVALAGLTAWQMLVDVADVGPGSKVLVNGAAGGVGHLAVQIAKARGAHVTAVARKEKHDFVRGLGADRLIDYTTSVVTDEIRDADVVIELAGGSATIPMLKALRRDGLLISARKLPDISEIQAEAATLGVRAASFVAEPDHSGLQHLAALINRGALKVEVSSVMPFEKAVEALERIPQGHAVGKTVLRIG
- a CDS encoding tautomerase family protein is translated as MPTYHVSATEGLLDDKARARLANEITRAHSLATGAQSFFAQVLFHETPKRFHFMGGKPVDSEQVFVHGHIRSGRTTDQKVKLLGDILGSVRQVTGLDSRYVWIYLSELPPSDMIEYGQVLPQPGAESAWLQALSEEDRAYLNRLAERAE
- a CDS encoding DUF3331 domain-containing protein, producing the protein MSKVADDLVVSRALLDLIFPMAAVARRDQLASFKTGGPVRRRSTSRKPPAHVAPSSRDIHVAIIERITSCTMTVRWSDPMTGRYDEQIWRTAKARWPSFCSLTGLPIHPRDEVFKPVSQGKIPFNCNQMILVSEARRFLGEPVKVSSFATQS
- a CDS encoding LysR family transcriptional regulator gives rise to the protein MNVRFLETFVWLARLRNFRLTAERMHATQAAISSRISALELELGVKLFERGPRDITLTQDGTKALPYAEQIVQISRTMLESVGDRKKIGGILRLGAIEVVIHTWLLELLKRIREEYPSLTLELTSDTSANLSAQVSSGHLDAALLSTPVNGADVDNAMLGSFPMSWIGSPGLGISTQILTEAQLAAFQIVSFPRHSRPHAYITGLFSAAGENQVQINCFSSAAAISKLVVDGFGIAAVPTAFVQHEIENGQLHVLQVAHRIPTFPIVVSYRRSPDSFLPESIARLARAIMIDFSLQHGPAYALVPEGDSSASGNDISASL
- a CDS encoding DUF2848 family protein codes for the protein MGSHQDLFVGHPARLEEKLFSSPPSVLPIMSTHRFSIQDGPEVFFKATRLVIASWCGRSAEEVERHIEELVAIGVRRPSRIPGFHELSPSLVTLNETIDVVGDHSSGEVEAVLLYDEDHGLLVGIGSDHTDRKTESYDLVVSKQMCAKPLGSSVWRYDEVAGHWDDIVARSWCIDEQGERMLYQQGELARLLSADEVLDQVSATRLVRPGTVIFCGTQPLLRAFTSSIRFEMELFDPILQRTLRHTYAVNALAHVE
- a CDS encoding amidase, whose translation is MIKALQNVLSSGHVTASGLLDDSLERIARDRRDHDAVYVSVNRESARKAAKTSDALRDRGYVPSSIAGLPVSIKDLFDVKGEVTSAGSRVLREARPATRDAVVISRLRDAGAVFVGRTNMSEFAYSGLGLNPYCGTARNPSDPRRVAGGSSSGAAVSVALGHVAWSLGTDTGGSLRIPAAFCGLTAFKPTARRVPLDGVLPLAAAFDSVGAIAQSVDCCVAADSVISSHVLDTSPRALESLRIGVLFGGVVDETDDQTHAAFYEVIRRLIDAGVSIVAFDFPELNEVLALAPQAGITAAQAWGWHRHHIKESAHLYDPRVLARIRKGEHLLAADYIELLKTREFFIGASQRRLSDFDAWIMPTVATVAPLAEPLLEDDDAFFSTNARVLRNPGIVNLMDGCALTLPCHREGALPVGVSIVGTSMADASVLAVGRSIESLLRQCGLGKSAIEDSLPGGAHG